A stretch of Camelina sativa cultivar DH55 chromosome 18, Cs, whole genome shotgun sequence DNA encodes these proteins:
- the LOC104762963 gene encoding la-related protein 1B-like, whose amino-acid sequence MRFSLSLFCYSLPFLIIYLQAGGTPFNSTSNTNSTGSTVAATSSDDHTVNGHRKPFRRSNNNTSSSTSNISNATPAPPFNTRDQNHSQRGAFYGSGSFRTSHRNRNTSSYPRGEGSSHHGNRRHYDHWGNQSGFSHRNHTGRDMHLQPQRGIGMMRPHMLMGPPSFPATSAQYMAAPQYGGPMLYPDYAQHVFMPPPPPEPIGLVGPFPPPSLYLSSFDAILYNKILTQVEYCFSADNLSRDKHLRDQMNDEGWVPVRVIAGFRRLAELTNNIQTILEALKSSQVVEIKGETLRRRGDWDKYRLPRESSKSGPAAAAGDKERGRKMCLISFCKPLSISFFLSFFFC is encoded by the exons atgcgcttttctctctctctcttttgctacTCATTACCCTTCTTAATAATATACCTGCAGGCTGGTGGAACTCCTTTCAATTCTACTTCCAACACCAATTCCACTGGCTCGACTGTTGCTGCTACTTCATCTGACGACCATACTGTTAATGGCCATAGGAAACCTTTTCGACGGAGTAACAACAACACATCATCTTCCACTAGTAACATCTCCAATGCAACGCCTGCTCCTCCTTTTAACACCAGAGATCAGAATCACAGCCAAAGGGGTGCCTTTTACGGTTCTGGATCTTTCCGTACTTCTCACCGGAATCGCAACACCAGCTCTTACCCTCGTGGGGAAGGCTCCTCCCACCATGGAAACAGGCGCCATTATGATCATTGGGGGAACCAAAGCGGGTTTTCTCACCGTAACCATACCGGGAGAGACATGCACTTGCAACCGCAGAGGGGTATTGGGATGATGAGACCGCACATGCTCATGGGGCCACCATCTTTTCCTGCCACTAGTGCGCAATATATGGCAGCGCCTCAATATGGTGGCCCCATGCTCTACCCCG ATTATGCACAGCATGTCTTTATGCCACCTCCACCTCCAGAGCCGATAGGTTTAGTTGGACCCTTCCCACCTCCATCGCTGTATCTTTCTAGTTTTGATGCCATCTTGTACAATAAGATATTGACACAAGTAGAATATTGTTTCAG TGCTGATAACCTGAGCAGAGATAAACACTTGCGGGATCAGATGAATGATGAAGGTTGGGTTCCTGTTAGAGTTATAGCAGGGTTTAGGAGA CTTGCAGAGCTGACCAACAACATCCAGACTATATTGGAGGCGCTGAAAAGTTCACAAGTCGTGGAAATTAAG GGTGAAACATTGAGGAGGCGAGGAGACTGGGACAAGTATCGATTGCCTCGTGAGTCTTCAAAGTCCGGTCCAGCAGCAGCAGCTGGCGACAAAGAGAGAGGAAGGAAAATGTGTTTAATTTCCTTTTGCAagcctctctctatctctttctttctttccttttttttttgttga
- the LOC104762961 gene encoding 3-dehydroquinate synthase, chloroplastic, giving the protein MAANTISLSISSNVAASKNLNSLQSRRFIAPPTISFPAKSIPGELSFSSTSLSRSPVRAAASQLMNDPRSLASSPTTVDVDLGNRSYPIYIGAGLLDQSQLLQRHVHGKRVLVVTNERVAPLYLDKTIDALTRGNPNVTVDSVILPDGEKYKNMDTLMKVFDKAIESRLDRRCTFVALGGGVIGDMCGYAAASYLRGVNFIQIPTTVMAQVDSSVGGKTGINHRLGKNLIGAFYQPQCVLVDTDTLNTLPDREMASGLAEVIKYGLIRDAEFFEWQENNIEALLARDPAALAFAIKRSCENKADVVSQDEKESGLRATLNLGHTFGHAIETGFGYGEWLHGEAVAAGTVMAVDMSYRLGWIDESIVKRVNKILERAKLPTTPPESMTVSMFKSIMAVDKKVADGLLRLILLKGPLGNCVFTGDYDREALDATLRAFSKS; this is encoded by the exons ATGGCTGCCAACACTATTTCTCTTTCCATATCTTCCAACGTCGCCGCCTCCAAGAATCTCAACTCCCTTCAAAGCCGTCGCTTCATTGCTCCACCAACCATCTCATTCCCTGCAAAGTCTATCCCTGGggaactctctttctcttccacgTCTCTTTCCCGGTCTCCTGTGCGCGCCGCTGCTAGCCAGCTTATGAACGATCCACGCTCCCTCGCTTCTTCCCCCACAACCGTCGACGTTGATTTGGGTAACCGAAGCTATCCCATCTATATCGGCGCCGGCTTACTCGATCAGTCACAACTTCTTCAAAG GCATGTCCACGGGAAGAGAGTGCTTGTGGTCACCAATGAGCGTGTTGCTCCTCTATACCTGGACAAGACTATTGATGCTTTAACTAGAGGAAATCCCAATGTGACTGTCGACAGTGTTATTTTGCCTGATGGCGAGAAATACAAGAACATg GATACCCTCATGAAAGTCTTTGACAAGGCCATTGAGTCTCGCCTTGATAGACGTTGTACCTTTGTTGCCCTTGGAGGTGGTGTCATAGGCGATATGTGTGGATATGCTGCTGCCTCTTACCTGCGTGGTGTTAATTTCATCCAAATTCCTACCACTGTTATGGCACAG GTTGATTCTTCTGTAGGTGGCAAAACTGGCATAAACCATCGTCTTGGAAAGAATTTGATCGGTGCATTCTACCAACCACAGTGTGTGCTAGTAGACACTGACACGTTGAACACATTGCCAGATAGGGAGATGGCGTCAGGCCTAGCTGAAGTTATCAAGTACGGGCTTATCAGGGATGCCGAGTTCTTTGAATGGCAGGAGAATAACATTGAGGCGTTGCTGGCAAG GGATCCAGCGGCATTAGCTTTTGCTATAAAACGATCATGTGAAAACAAGGCAGACGTTGTCTCACAAGATGAGAAAGAAAGCGGCTTGCGAGCAACCCTGAATTTGGGTCATACATTTGGCCAT GCCATTGAAACTGGCTTTGGTTATGGAGAGTGGCTCCATGGAGAAGCTGTTGCAGCTGGCACG GTAATGGCAGTGGACATGTCATATCGTCTTGGTTGGATCGATGAATCAATCGTTAAGAGAGTGAACAAGATCCTAGAACGGGCGAAATTGCCTACAACACCGCCAGAGAGCATGACCGTCAGCATGTTCAAGTCCATAATGGCG GTGGACAAGAAAGTGGCAGACGGACTGCTGAGGCTCATTCTTCTCAAAGGCCCGCTGGGAAACTGCGTTTTCACGGGAGATTATGACCGGGAGGCGTTGGATGCCACGCTCCGTGCATTCTCCAAATCCTGA
- the LOC104762967 gene encoding NEP1-interacting protein-like 1 produces the protein MDDYNYSLSPLSLLRRIKDSFHSAVSGLLASLFSALFTFFFALVGTLLGALTGALIGQETESGFIRGAAVGAISGAVFSIEVFESSLLLWQSDESGIGCLLYLIDVLASLLSGRLVRERIGPAMLSAVQSQMGAVESHFQEHTDIFDTAISKGLTGDSLARIPKVRITHTSEDRVPCSVCLQDFQVGETVRSLPQCHHMFHLPCIDKWLRRHASCPLCRRHLSIE, from the exons atggatGATTATAATTATTCTTTGTCTCCTCTATCCCTCCTTCGTCGGATTAAAGATTCCTTCCATTCGGCCGTCTCGGGCCTCCTCGCCAGCCTCTTCTCCGCTCTCTTCACCTTCTTTTTCGCTTTAG tgGGGACATTGCTAGGAGCATTGACAGGGGCTTTGATCGGCCAAGAAACAGAGAGCGGTTTCATCAGAGGAGCCGCCGTTGGTGCCATCTCTGGCGCTGTCTTCTCCATCGAAGTCTTTGAATCTTCCCTCCTCCTCTGGCAATCCGATGAGTCTGGGATTGGCTGCCTTCTCTACTTG ATTGATGTCCTTGCTAGCCTTTTGAGCGGCCGGCTTGTTCGTGAGCGTATCGGTCCTGCCATGCTAAGTGCCGTCCAGAGTCAG ATGGGAGCTGTCGAGTCTCACTTCCAAGAGCACACAGACATCTTTGACACTGCCATTTCAAAGGGTCTCACTGGTGACTCTCTCGCCAGGATTCCAAAGGTCCGAATCACACACACCTCTGAGGACCGGGTCCCTTGCTCTGTCTGCCTTCAG GACTTTCAGGTGGGAGAGACGGTTAGAAGTTTGCCGCAGTGCCATCATATGTTCCACCTACCATGCATCGACAAATGGCTTCGCAGGCATGCCTCTTGTCCCTTGTGCAGAAGACATCTTTCTATTGAATGa
- the LOC104762965 gene encoding uncharacterized protein LOC104762965 isoform X1 — translation MASAHSLAAAVSVLVAPSKLPSSSSSSSSTLHSLSCLRSKPRELSSSLRSVVSLRGGLGVAARAQGEVSAVGDDAFSNVKHLLLPVIDRNPYLSEGTRQAAATTTSLANKYGADITVVVIDEGKRESSSSEHETQVSSIRWHLSQGGFEEFKLLERLGGGKKATAIIGEVADELKMELVVLSMEAIHSKYIDANLLAEFVPCSVLLLPL, via the exons ATGGCATCTGCTCACTCCCTCGCCGCCGCCGTTTCTGTTCTCGTTGCGCCCTCCAaactcccttcttcttcttcttcttcttcgtctactCTGCACTCTCTTTCTTGTCTTCGATCTAAACCTCGAGAGCTCTCCTCCTCCCTTCGCAGTGTCGTCTCCCTCAGAG GAGGTTTAGGTGTGGCAGCAAGAGCGCAGGGGGAAGTAAGTGCAGTGGGAGATGATGCATTCAGTAATGTGAAGCATCTTCTTCTCCCAGTGATTGATCGGAATCCTTATCTTTCTGAAGGCACCCGACAG GCTGCTGCTACAACAACTAGTTTGGCAAACAAGTATGGAGCTGATATCACAGTTGTAG taattgacGAAGGAAAGAGAGAATCATCATCTTCGGAGCACGAGACTCAAGTATCCAGCATCCGGTGGCATCTTTCTCAAG GTGGGTTCGAGGAGTTCAAGCTGTTGGAGAGGCTTGGGGGAGGGAAAAAGGCGACGGCCATAATAGGAGAGGTGGCAGATGAGCTCAAGATGGAGCTGGTGGTTCTTAGTATGGAAGCCATCCACTCCAAATACATCGACGCCAATCTTCTTGCTGAATTCGTCCCCTGCTCTGTCCTCCTCTTGCCTTTGTAA
- the LOC104762966 gene encoding probable protein phosphatase 2C 79 — protein MLSFLMNFLTACLRPSSSSSPSLSYSDSKGKQDGLLWYKDSARHLVGDFSMAVVQANNLLEDQSQVESGPLSTLPSGPFGTFXLHPDDSRIPLFLSRFVYDHLFPHLKRFAAEQDSMSMDVIRKAYEATEEGFLGVVAKQWAVKPHIAAVGSCCLVGVVCDGRLYVANVGDSRAVLGKVIKATGEVIALQLSAEHNVSIESVRQEMHSLHPDDSRIVVLKHNVWRVKGLIQVSRSIGDLYLKKAEFNREPLYTKFRLREPMKRPILSGEPSITVHDLQSDDQFLIFASDGLWEQLSNQEAVEIVQNHPRNGIARRLVKAALLEAAKKREMRYSDLNKIERGVRRHFHDDITVIVLFLDTNLLSKASSSLKTPSVSIRGGGITLPKKL, from the exons ATGTTATCCTTCTTGATGAACTTTTTGACCGCTTGTCTGCggccctcttcttcttcctcccccTCCCTAAGTTACTCTGATTCCAAAGGCAAACAAGACGGCCTCCTCTGGTACAAAGACTCTGCTCGCCACCTCGTTGGTGATTTCTCCATGGCCGTTGTTCAGGCCAACAACCTCCTCGAGGATCAGAGCCAGGTCGAATCCGGTCCTTTGAGCACCCTCCCTTCTGGTCCTTTTGGCACCTTTNCCTTGCATCCTGATGACTCCCGTATT CCTTTGTTCCTNTCCCGTTTTGTCTACGATCATCTCTTTCCCCATCTCAAGA GATTCGCAGCGGAGCAGGATTCCATGTCCATGGATGTGATAAGAAAGGCCTATGAGGCCACCGAAGAAGGCTTTCTAGGGGTGGTGGCCAAGCAGTGGGCGGTGAAGCCACATATTGCAGCTGTTGGTTCATGCTGCCTTGTGGGTGTCGTGTGCGACGGGAGGCTTTACGTCGCTAACGTTGGGGACTCCCGTGCGGTTTTGGGAAAGGTCATCAAGGCCACGGGTGAGGTTATTGCGCTTCAGCTCTCAGCTGAGCATAATGTGAGCATAGAGTCTGTGAGGCAAGaaatgcactccttgcatcctGACGACTCCCGTATTGTCGTCTTAAAGCACAATGTCTGGCGTGTTAAGGGCCTTATTCAG GTATCACGATCCATAGGAGACTTGTATCTTAAGAAAGCCGAGTTCAACAGGGAACCGTTGTACACAAAGTTCCGGCTGCGGGAGCCAATGAAAAGACCAATCTTGAGTGGGGAACCGTCGATAACCGTGCATGATCTCCAATCCGACGATCAGTTTCTGATATTTGCATCGGACGGACTCTGGGAGCAGCTCAGCAACCAAGAGGCTGTTGAAATCGTTCAGAACCACCCTAGAAAC GGGATAGCGAGGAGACTAGTGAAAGCGGCGCTGCTCGAGGCGGCcaagaaaagagagatgagaTACTCTGATCTCAACAAGATTGAGAGGGGAGTTAGGAGGCATTTCCACGACGACATCACTGTGATTGTCCTCTTCCTGGACACCAATCTGCTCAGCAAAGCCTCCTCCTCTCTCAAAACCCCTTCGGTTTCTATCCGTGGTGGTGGTATCACTTTAcctaaaaaactttaa
- the LOC104763693 gene encoding probable prolyl 4-hydroxylase 10 — protein MMARPRSHRPSGRKSSNSTLVFGVLIMSTFVILILLAFGILSVPSNNAGSSKANDLTSIVRKTLQRSGEDDSKNERWVEIISWEPRASIYHNFLTKEECKYLIELAKPHMEKSTVVDEKTGKSTDSRXXTSSGTFLARGRDKIIRQIEKRISDFTFIPVEHGEGLQVLHYEIGQKYEPHYDYFMDEYNTRNGGQRIATVLMYLSDVEEGGETVFPAAKGNYSAVPWWNELSECGKGGLSVKPKMGDALLFWSMTPDATLDPSSLHGGCAVIKGNKWSSTKWLRVHEYKV, from the exons ATGATGGCGAGACCGAGGAGTCATCGTCCTTCAGGTCGGAAATCATCCAATTCAACGCTCGTATTCGGTGTACTGATCATGTCCACTTTCGTCATTCTGATTCTTCTCGCCTTTGGAATTCTCTCGGTGCCCAGCAACAATGCCGGCTCCTCCAAAGCCAATGATCTCACTTCCATTGTCCGAAAAACACTCCAGAG AAGTGGCGAGGATGATTCAAAGAACGAGCGTTGGGTTGAAATAATCTCCTGGGAACCCAGAGCTTCTATTTACCACAATTTCTTG ACGAAGGAGGAATGCAAATATCTGATAGAGCTAGCTAAACctcatatggagaaatcaactGTTGTCGATGAGAAGACTGGAAAGAGCACTGATAGCAGG NNNNNNACCAGCTCAGGGACATTTCTTGCAAGAGGTCGCGACAAAATTATCCGTCAGATTGAGAAGAGGATATCTGATTTTACATTCATACCAGTTG AGCATGGGGAAGGTCTTCAAGTTCTGCACTATGAGATTGGGCAAAAGTACGAGCCTCATTACGACTACTTCATGGATGAGTATAACACTAGGAACGGGGGTCAGCGGATAGCCACAGTTCTCATGTACCT ATCAGATGTGGAGGAGGGTGGTGAAACAGTATTTCCTGCAGCCAAAGGAAACTATAGCGCAGTGCCATGGTGGAATGAGTTGTCAGAGTGCGGGAAAGGAGGATTGTCCGTGAAACCCAAGATGGGAGATGCATTGCTTTTCTGGAGCATGACGCCTGATGCGACGCTAGACCCATCTAGTCTTCATG GTGGGTGTGCTGTAATAAAAGGGAACAAGTGGTCGTCGACAAAGTGGTTGCGTGTACACGAGTACAAGGTTTGA
- the LOC104762965 gene encoding uncharacterized protein LOC104762965 isoform X3 — protein MASAHSLAAAVSVLVAPSKLPSSSSSSSSTLHSLSCLRSKPRELSSSLRSVVSLRGVAARAQGEVSAVGDDAFSNVKHLLLPVIDRNPYLSEGTRQAAATTTSLANKYGADITVVVIDEGKRESSSSEHETQVSSIRWHLSQGGFEEFKLLERLGGGKKATAIIGEVADELKMELVVLSMEAIHSKYIDANLLAEFVPCSVLLLPL, from the exons ATGGCATCTGCTCACTCCCTCGCCGCCGCCGTTTCTGTTCTCGTTGCGCCCTCCAaactcccttcttcttcttcttcttcttcgtctactCTGCACTCTCTTTCTTGTCTTCGATCTAAACCTCGAGAGCTCTCCTCCTCCCTTCGCAGTGTCGTCTCCCTCAGAG GTGTGGCAGCAAGAGCGCAGGGGGAAGTAAGTGCAGTGGGAGATGATGCATTCAGTAATGTGAAGCATCTTCTTCTCCCAGTGATTGATCGGAATCCTTATCTTTCTGAAGGCACCCGACAG GCTGCTGCTACAACAACTAGTTTGGCAAACAAGTATGGAGCTGATATCACAGTTGTAG taattgacGAAGGAAAGAGAGAATCATCATCTTCGGAGCACGAGACTCAAGTATCCAGCATCCGGTGGCATCTTTCTCAAG GTGGGTTCGAGGAGTTCAAGCTGTTGGAGAGGCTTGGGGGAGGGAAAAAGGCGACGGCCATAATAGGAGAGGTGGCAGATGAGCTCAAGATGGAGCTGGTGGTTCTTAGTATGGAAGCCATCCACTCCAAATACATCGACGCCAATCTTCTTGCTGAATTCGTCCCCTGCTCTGTCCTCCTCTTGCCTTTGTAA
- the LOC104762960 gene encoding cell cycle checkpoint protein RAD17-like, which yields MKSKQMVNLSMEDEDDDASAYNLRSSRSNAKSKSRSSGGSRTTNPRATKRARLSGSRAATTESSHVDKIKLSFQDFDEALSVFKDSSGYERTNNADLWVDNYSPRTLEELAVHKKKVEEVKLWFEKSLDFSKDGFGNHNVLLLTGQAGVGKSATIHLISSILGVTLYEWNAPIPTIWQEHVHNSSSGLKYTSKLDEFENFVESTRKYGVMASSSTEGMKKRVVLLIDDLPLANGRHAFERLQNCLTLLVRSTQIPTVVLITDYDKGDSSDQTARSMEDLQSSLERAGALKVAFNPITKNSIKKALHRICREEHCKVTTMEIDQMASASGGDIRHAITSLQLFSVKPDLNHTKIKSPQPGMDDDTCHGNEQTMYSVLDSGISSCFGRDETLSLFHALGKFLHNKRETDNIIVSDCSDSHVHDQFARLPLKMDAPEKILSQAHGQAGRVVDFLHENVLDFVGDSAIEDAWCVSSYLADADLLLADIRGKMSGHNKTEDVLQSAGASVAIRGVLYGNKQPWSSRWHVIRKPKLWQVEQSSIQTKKNLREQRNIGYEGSRVADISVMATDYSPVLKWLSYRTSPDAFAGMGEETDEESEISEDDEIQD from the exons atgaaatcaaagcAAATGGTTAACCTATCGAtggaagacgaagacgacgatgCCTCTGCGTATAACTTAAGGTCATCGCGGTCTAATGCCAAGTCGAAATCAAGGTCCTCTGGAGGTTCCAGAACGACGAATCCTAGAGCGACCAAGAGAGCTCGACTCTCGGGTTCTAGGGCGGCCACTACAGAGTCGAGTCATGTTGATAAG ATTAAATTGTCTTTCCAAGATTTCGATGAAGCTTTAAGCGTCTTCAAGGATTCTTCTG GTTATGAAAGGACCAACAATGCGGATTTGTGGGTTGACAACTACAGCCCTCGCACCTTGGAAGAGCTTGCTGTTCACAAGAAGAAG GTTGAAGAAGTTAAACTGTGGTTTGAGAAGAGTTTGGATTTCTCAAAG GATGGTTTTGGGAATCATAATGTTCTACTACTCACAGGGCAAGCTGGAGTCGGAAAATCTGCTACTATCCATTTGATTTCGTCTATCCTTGGAGTCACTCTGTATGAGTGGAACGCTCCTATTCCTACAATCTGGCAGGAACATGTACACAACTCAAGTTCAG GACTTAAGTACACGTCGAAGCTGGATGAGTTTGAAAACTTTGTTGAGAGTACTAGGAAATACGGAGTGATGGCTTCATCAAGTACTGAGGGAATGAAGAAGCGCGTTGTTCTTTTGATTGATGACCTTCCTCTAGCCAATGGGAGGCATGCATTTGAAAGGCTACAAAACTGCTTAACTCTCTTAGTCAGATCAACGCAGATTCCAACAGTGGTATTAATCACTGACTACGATAAAGGcgactcttctgaccagactgCGCGAAGCATGGAGGACCTTCAGTCATCTCTTGAGCGAGCAGGGGCTTTAAAG GTCGCTTTCAATCCCATTACGAAGAACTCAATTAAAAAGGCACTTCATAGAATATGTAGGGAAGAGCATTGTAAGGTAACGACCATGGAGATTGATCAGATGGCGAGTGCCAGTGGAGGCGACATCAGACATGCTATTACATCTTTGCAACTCTTCTCTGTTAAGCCAGACCTAAATCATACTAAGATAAAATCACCTCAGCCTGGCATGGATGACGACACTTGTCATGGAAACGAGCAGACAATGTATAGTGTTTTGGATAGTGGAATATCTTCCTGTTTTGGTAGAGATGAGACGCTTTCGTTGTTTCACGCTCTGGGCAAGTTTCTCCACAACAAAAGAGAGACTGATAATATCATTGTATCAG ATTGCAGCGACTCTCATGTGCATGACCAGTTTGCAAGGTTGCCACTGAAAATGGATGCGCCGGAAAAGATTCTCAGCCAAGCTCATGGACAAGCAGGGCGGGTTGTGGATTTTCTGCATGAAAATG TGCTAGATTTTGTGGGTGACAGTGCCATAGAAGATGCATGGTGTGTTTCTTCGTATTTGGCGGATGCTGATCTCCTTCTCGCAGATATAAGAGGAAAGATGAGTGGACATAACAAAACAGAGGACGTGCTTCAGTCAGCTGGTGCCTCGGTTGCTATTCGTGGTGTGTTGTATGGAAACAAGCAGCCATGGTCATCCAG ATGGCACGTGATTCGGAAGCCAAAACTCTGGCAAGTGGAGCAATCCTCAATACAAACTAAG AAGAATCTGAGAGAACAGAGGAACATAGGCTATGAGGGCTCAAGAGTGGCTGATATATCAGTGATGGCCACAGATTACAGCCCGGTACTGAAATGGTTAAGCTACAGGACGTCTCCAGATGCGTTTGCAGGAATGGGCGAGGAGACGGATGAGGAGAGTGAAATttctgaagatgatgaaataCAAGAC
- the LOC104762965 gene encoding uncharacterized protein LOC104762965 isoform X2, with the protein MASAHSLAAAVSVLVAPSKLPSSSSSSSSTLHSLSCLRSKPRELSSSLRSVVSLRGLGVAARAQGEVSAVGDDAFSNVKHLLLPVIDRNPYLSEGTRQAAATTTSLANKYGADITVVVIDEGKRESSSSEHETQVSSIRWHLSQGGFEEFKLLERLGGGKKATAIIGEVADELKMELVVLSMEAIHSKYIDANLLAEFVPCSVLLLPL; encoded by the exons ATGGCATCTGCTCACTCCCTCGCCGCCGCCGTTTCTGTTCTCGTTGCGCCCTCCAaactcccttcttcttcttcttcttcttcgtctactCTGCACTCTCTTTCTTGTCTTCGATCTAAACCTCGAGAGCTCTCCTCCTCCCTTCGCAGTGTCGTCTCCCTCAGAG GTTTAGGTGTGGCAGCAAGAGCGCAGGGGGAAGTAAGTGCAGTGGGAGATGATGCATTCAGTAATGTGAAGCATCTTCTTCTCCCAGTGATTGATCGGAATCCTTATCTTTCTGAAGGCACCCGACAG GCTGCTGCTACAACAACTAGTTTGGCAAACAAGTATGGAGCTGATATCACAGTTGTAG taattgacGAAGGAAAGAGAGAATCATCATCTTCGGAGCACGAGACTCAAGTATCCAGCATCCGGTGGCATCTTTCTCAAG GTGGGTTCGAGGAGTTCAAGCTGTTGGAGAGGCTTGGGGGAGGGAAAAAGGCGACGGCCATAATAGGAGAGGTGGCAGATGAGCTCAAGATGGAGCTGGTGGTTCTTAGTATGGAAGCCATCCACTCCAAATACATCGACGCCAATCTTCTTGCTGAATTCGTCCCCTGCTCTGTCCTCCTCTTGCCTTTGTAA